One region of Solanum pennellii chromosome 6, SPENNV200 genomic DNA includes:
- the LOC107023447 gene encoding probable 3-beta-hydroxysteroid-Delta(8),Delta(7)-isomerase, with amino-acid sequence MASQGEAHPYVPHDLTLPGFVPLFLSQSEIVGVYGISSVLVVVFMWIFSGFVPKLSKTDRVLMCWWIFTGLTHMVLEGYFVFTPDFYQKTSPVYLAEVWKEYSKGDSRYVGRDAAVVSVEGVTAVIEGPACLLAVYAIATKKAYRHVLQLSICLGQLYGTAIYFITAILEGDNFSTSPFYYYAYYVFANHFWVWIPSLIVIHCWKKICAAVRVHEQKTKTR; translated from the exons ATGGCAAGTCAGGGAGAAGCTCACCCCTACGTTCCGCATGATCTAACATTGCCTGGTTTTGTTCCCCTATTCCTCTCACAGTCAGAAATTGTTGGTGTATATGGCATCTCATCCGTACTGGTtgtggtgttcatgtggatattCTCAG GATTTGTTCCTAAATTATCAAAGACTGACAGGGTACTCATGTGCTGGTGGATTTTCACGGGCCTAACCCACATGGTCCTTGAGGGCTATTTCGTTTTTACTCCAGATTTCTACCAAAAGACTAGTCCCGTTTACCTTGCTGAAGTCT GGAAAGAATACAGCAAAGGTGATTCAAGATATGTAGGCCGAGATGCTGCAGTTGTTAGTGTTGAAGGGGTTACGGCTGTCATAGAGGGGCCAGCATGCCTTCTTGCAGT GTATGCTATAGCTACTAAGAAGGCATACAGACACGTACTTCAACTATCCATTTGTTTGGGGCAGCTCTATGGCACGGCTATATACTTCATAACGGCTATTTTGGAAGGCGATAATTTTTCTACAAGCCCCTTCTATTACTACGCTTACTATGTCTTTGCAAATCATTTCTGGGTTTGGATACCAAGTCTCATAGTGATCCACTGCTGGAAGAAAATATGTGCTGCTGTCCGCGTCCACGAGCAGAAGACCAAGACCCGCTGA